CTCCGGTACGCCGCGGACGCATGGTCAACCGTCTGCGGGGCGAACCCTCGGAACAGCTTCGCGAACGCCATGACGCCAGCGATTTCGAACTGCGCACGCAAGACAAACAGCCCCCTGAATAATTCGTTCGGCCCGACAGCGGGGTTTGGGAACGCCGGACGCACGGCGCGCGAAAAGCCCTTGCCCGAATACGCCATGACGGCGTTGCAAGACACGTCATTGCCCTGACCCGATCAATCCACCTTCTTTACCCGACGGGCGATGAACCACAAAATCAGACCAAAAAACGCAATCTGAGCGGCAGGGATGAACCACCCCTTTGAAAGATGGCCGGTCCAGGCCGATAGAGCCATGCCTGCCGCCAACGCCAGTAGGAATTTACCGCTGATGCGCAACAGGCGCTGCGCCCCCAGGCGTTCGAAATAAGTCCGGAGACCCACGCTATCGAGCAGGTTGCGCGCCTTATCCGGCATCAGCGCCGCGAACACCACCGCAAGTCCGATAACCGCACCGAACACGTGAAACGCCATCACGAAACCATCCATGCTCCACATCATCGGGCCAATCCCTCCGCAACCGGGTACTACCAAGCATCGCACAACACTCAAACCACCGTCATCCTCAATACGCCGGGCAGCAAGCCATTGATACACGCGCCGCACGACCCAGACGGTTTCAATGCCTGCAAGGAGTATCTGTGTCGGATCCACGGGTTTGCCCTTGCCGTCGGCGAGTCGTTATCATCAACGGTGTTGTGGACTTTCCCGATACCTCTACAGAGGAACCCCATCAGTTCATGCTCATGTCGGACGTGCGCAAAGACGCTCCCGAGCCAAAATGGCTCGGCTTTGACCCGCGATGAGCCGGACGCTTCGCGAGTTCCGGCGGCGAAATGCCCATAGCCGACCCGCGAATTGCAGCCACAGTGCGCCGCCCCACCATGCATCATGAAATGCACCCGGCATCAATCCCCCTTCCGCGCGTATTGCATCGCCCGCCGCGCGCAGACTGCAGAACCCCACCGGCTCGAAACGCGCCGGCGCAAGGACCGCATGAGAGAGGCTTGAGTCTGCGCCACCGATAGACCAGACTGAAACCGTGACCGCTTCCCCACCACCGCCCAGCGCCCCGCCTGCCAGTTCATCTGGCCAGCACCTGCGTCTGCTCAGTTACAACATCCAGGTCGGCATCACCACAAGACATTACCGCCAATACATCACCAACAGCTGGAAACACGTACTGCCCTACCCCGAGCGCATGGACACACTGCGCGCCATCGGCCAGTTCATCGCCGGGTTCGATATCGTCGGTCTGCAGGAACTCGACAGCGGCAGCCTGCGCAGTGGCTTCGTCGATCAGGCCGAATACCTTGCCCAAGTGGCGATGTTCCCGCATTGGTACAGCCGCACCAACCGCCGCATCGGCCACTTCGCGCAGCATGCGCTCGGCCTGCTGGGCCGGTACCGCGCGCATCGCATCATCGAGCACCGCCTGCCCAGCCGGATCCCCGGCCGTGGCGCGCTGGAGGTCCATTTCGGCCATGCCGACGCACCGCTGGTGGTGGTACTCCTGCATCTCTCGCTCAGCCGCCGCGCGCGCCAGCAACAATTCAACTATGTGGCGCGACTGATCGACACACAGCCTTACGTGGTCGTGATGGGCGACCTCAACTGCCAGCCCGAATCGCGCGAAATGCTCGCGCTGCTCGACGACACCCAACTGCGCATCGCCCCGCACGGCGAACACACCTACCCAAGCTGGCGACCGGCCCAATCCTTCGACCACATCCTCGTCAGCCCGGCGCTGAGCGTGCGCGAGGCCAAAGTCTATCCGGTCGCGTATTCCGATCATCTGCCGGTCGGCCTCGAAGTGCTGCTGCCGCCCGACGTGCGGCTCGATAACAAACCCACCAACCTGGAGTACGCGGTCGAATGAACCTGCCTCGCAACCCCATTGTCTTCGGTGAAGTCCTGTTCGACTGCTTCGGCGACGAATGCGTGCTCGGCGGCGCGCCGTTCAACGTCGCCTGGCATTTGCAAGGCTTCGGCCTCAAGCCGCGCTTTGTCAGCCGGGTCGGTGACGACGCGCTGGGCGCTGAGGTCCGTGCGCGGATGCGCGACTGGGGCATGGACACAAACGGGCTGCAAACCGAAACCGCGCGCCCGACCGGCCGCGTACACGTCAGCCTGCGCGACGGCCAACCGAGTTATGCAATCCTCGACGACCAGGCCTACGACGCCATCGCCCCGCAGCCCGGCTTGGACGCGGCCGGCAGCGTGCTCTACCACGGCAGCCTCGCGCTGCGCCACGCACCTAACCGCCGCACGCTCGCCGCGCTACGCACCGGCGCCGAGGTCTATCTCGACGTGAATCTGCGCGCCCCCTGGTGGGACACCGCAACGCTGCGCCCGCTGCTCGACGGCGCCCGCTGGCTCAAACTCAATGACGAAGAATTCGCCCTGCTGACCGAAACCGGCGAGACGCCAGCAGACTTCGCCCGGCGCCTCGGGCTGGGGGCCGTGATTCTGACGCGCGGCGCGCAGGGGGCCGAAGTCCATGCCGATGCCGTACGCCATGCCGGCGGCGCGCCACCGGCCGTCAAACTGGTCGACGCCGTCGGCGCGGGCGACGCCTTCGCTGCGGTCACGCTATACGGTATCGTTCACGCCTGGCCCTGGACAACCATACTGCCGCGCGCCACCGCATTTGCAGCGCGCGTCTGCGGCTGGCGCGGCGCACTGTGCCATGATCGGGCGATCTACGAGGAGGTCTTGAGTGAGTGGAGTAGACACACCGGCAACGCATGACGGCTGGTATCTGATGCACATCAGCCTGCATGGGCTGGTGCGCGGCACGGAACTCGAACTCGGGCGCGACGCCGATACCGGCGGACAGATCCAATACGTGCTCGAACTGGTCCGCGCACTGGCCGGACATGACAACGTCGCGCGCGTCGACCTGCTCACCCGCCGCATCCACGACCGGCGCATCGCACCCGACTACGCCGAACCCCAGGAACCGCTGGACGCAGCCGGCAAGGCACGCATCGTGCGCATCCCCTTCGGCCCGCGTCGCTATCTGCGCAAGGAAAAGCTCTGGCCCTATCTCGACTGTTTCGTTGACCTCGCCCTGCGCCACGTGCGCGACGTCGGCCGGGTGCCCGACGTGATCCACGCCCACTATGCCGATGCCGGCCTCGCCGGCGCGCGCCTGGCCGCCCTGCTCGGCGTCCCCTTCGTGTTCACCGGCCACTCGCTCGGGCGCGAAAAGCGTCGGCGCCTGCTCGATCAGGGGCAGGATGCCGCCACCATCGACGAACGCTACGCCTTCGGCCCGCGGATCGAAGCCGAGGAGCGCAGCCTGGACATGGCCTCGCTGATCATCGCCAGCACACAACAGGAAGTCGAGCAGCAATACGCCCAATATGCGCGGCGCAGCGGCGCGCGCATCGCGGTCGTGCCGCCGGGCGTCGACCTTTCGCGCTTTCACCCGCCGAGCCGGTCACGGTCACACAAAAGCGCCTACCGCGCCACCGTCGAACGCTTTCTGCGCCATCCCTCACGCCCCTGGATTCTCGCGCTGGCGCGCGCCGACGAACGCAAGAACCTCGCCAGCCTGCTGCGCGCCTACGGCGAGCACCCGAGCCTGCGTACGCAGGCCAATCTGGTACTGATCGCCGGCAACCGCGAACACCTCGCGCAGCTCGACCGCGGCGCGCGCACCGTGTGGCGCGAACTGATCGAACTGATCGACGACTACGACCTCTACGGTCACGTCGCCTACCCCAAACAGCACAGCCCGGACGACGTACCCGACCTGTATCGCCTCGCGGCCGCCAGCGGCGGCGTCTTCGTCAACCCCGCGCTGACCGAACCCTTCGGCCTGACCCTGATCGAAGCCGCCGCCAGCGGCCTGCCGCTGATCGCCACCGACGACGGCGGACCGCAGGAAATCCTGCGCCACTGCCGCAACGGTCGCCTGATCGACCCGCTCGACATCGAGGGCATAGGGACGACCCTCGCCACTGCGCTGAGCGACCGCGCGCGCTGGAAACGCTGGGCACAGCGTGGCCTGCGCGGCGTCGCCCAACACTACACCTGGCATGGCCATGCCACCCAATACCTGCGCGAACTCGAACGCCTCGTCGCCCGTAACCGACGCCGCCCGCGCAGCCCACGCAAAAGCCGCTTGCCGACCGCCGACCGCATGCTGATCTGCGATATCGACAACACCCTGCTCGGCAACCCCGAAGGTCTCAAGCGACTGATCGCCACGCTCCACCAGGCCGGCGACCAGCTCGCTTTCGGCATCGCCACCGGCCGGCGGCTGGATAGCGCCGTGCGCGTACTCAAAGAATGGGACGTGCCAGCGCCCGACGTGCTGATCACCGCTGTAGGCAGCGAAATTCACTACGGACCGACCCAGACCGAAGACGACGAATGGCCCCGCCATCTGGACTTCCGCTGGGACCGCCAGAGCGTACTCGACACCCTGGCCGAAGTGCCTGGCCTGCGCCTGCAACCCGGCTCCGAACAGCGCGCGCACAAAATCAGCTATTTCGCCGACCCGCAACGCCCGCCCGATCTCGACGATCTCCGCCGCCGCCTGCGCGAACGCGGCGCGCACGTCAACGTCATTTACTCTCACGACGCCTACCTCGACATCCTCCCGATACGCGCGTCCAAAGGACTGGCGGTGCGCTTCGTCGCCGACCGCTGGGGCATCGATATCGACCGCGTACTCGTCGCCGGCGATTCGGGCAACGACACCGAAATGCTTTCCGGTCACAGCCTCGCCGTGGTCGTCGGCAACTACAGTCACGAACTGGAGCACCTGCGCCAACGCAAGCGCGTGTATTTCGCCTCCGGACATTGCGCCGCCGGCGTACTCGAAGGCATCGAACACTACGACTTTCTCGGCACCATTCGCCAGCCGCAATACGATTGACCCCAGGAATCCGCCGGACCTGGAGAATCGTCGCGAAACGCATGGGGCATGAAGGCCGGTTTCCCGTCTTTTGCAGACCATTGGTCGGCGTTATCGCCCCTGGCCCCGCATAGCGCCTTCGAGATCCCGGCACTGAACACCCCAGCGCATCAACATCATTGACGCCATCGCCCGTTTGCGACACTCTGATATGACCGATCCGATTCACTTCCACAGTGGTCACGGCCCGAACGCCCAACCGCTTCACGACAGCATCTCGACTGCGGTGCAAACAACGCTCAGATGACAAATTTTCTCGACAATAGCGCGCATATCAAAGCCAAGGCGCATACGCTGCGCCAGGGCATGTTCGTCGCCGGCCTCGACCGCCCGTGGAAAGGCACGCCCTTCATGTTGCAGGGCTTCCTGATCACGACCGAGGAAGAGCTCGAACACCTGCGGAAGCTGTGCCAGTTCGTGTACATCGATCCGACACGCTCGACCGTACCCCTTCCCCAGACCACACGCCCCGATCCTGAACCCCGTAGCAAACCCGTTTCCGGAAACAAGATCCGCCCCGTCCGACAAGGCCCTGCGCCCAATCTTCGCGGCCTGGCCAACCCAGCCGCCTTTCGGGAAAACCTGAAGGTCGCAGCCCGGCGACAAAACCATGCGCGCCGCTATCTGCAATCGACCTTCAACGATGTACGTCTGGGCGCCAGCGTCAATACCATCGAAGCTCAGGCCATCGTAGCGGGTCTGGTCGAATCCATCACCACCAACGTCAACGCCGCGCTCTGGCTGACCAACCTCAAAGACCGCGACGAGTACACCTTGGTTCACAGCATGAACGTCTGTGTGCTCAGCATTGCGTTCGCCCGCCACCTGGGCTTCGGCGACGAGGAATTGCACGTGATCGGGCTCGGCGCCTTGCTGCACGATCTCGGCAAGATCAAAACGCCCGACGACGTGCTCAATAAACCGGGACGCCTGACTGGCGACGAGTTCGCGATCATGAAACGCCATCCGGTCGATGGCTACGAACTGCTGGCCGATACCGGTGACCTGCCCCGCGCCTCACTGCAGATCGTCCGCCACCACCATGAACGCATCGACGGTAGCGGCTACCCCGACGGCTGGGGCGGGGAAGGCATTCCGCTTCCCGTACTGCTGACGTCCGTGGTCGACGTCTACGACGCCGTCACCAGCGATCGCTGTTACCATGTCGGCAGGTCTCCGCACGAAGGGCTCAAGCTGCTCTACGACATCGCGCCGAACAATTTCGGCCGGGAACTCATCGAGGAATTTATCCGCTGCGTCGGCATCTATCCGATCGGCAGCCTGGTCGAACTGACCGACGGCTCGCTCGGCATCGTGCTCTCGGCCGATCCCGATCATCGCCTCAAACCCCTGGTGCGCATCGTTCGCCAGCCCAGCGGGGAGCCCTGCGCCGATTGCGCGCGGATCAATCTGGCTGAACTCGCCGGTCACAACAGCGGTCACTGGCGCGACTGGGGCATCCGACGCGTACTGAACCCGACGGACTACGACATCGACATCAAAGCCATCGTGGCCGAAGACAGCGACATCGGCGAACTGATCGCCTTGGAGCCTGTCGGACTTGGAGGATCGTAGCGAGGCGAGTGGGAAATGGCCCCATTATCCCATCGCCGCAGTCGATTCTTTCCAAGTCCGACAGACTCCTGGCGCGGATGCTGCATAAATTTGTGTCGATAATTTGTGTCGATTTCGCCCCAGCTCGCACCGTATATTGATCCTACAAGGAAATTCCCGAACGATAGGCGTATCAGTGATTACGACCGACTGAAGAACTATCCCTTGTAAAATCACACAGACCCGTGAGGTCGGTGATCGTTGTGAAACAACCAGGCTAACGCCCAGGGCACAGAGAATTTTTTTCGCATGCACACACACCCACCCTCCACCCACGGTGCGCATGGCCATGCGCACACCCATCACGCACCGGATTCCTGGTCGCGCGCATTCGCCATCGGCATCGCGCTCAATGCCGGTTTCGTCGCCATCGAAGTTTTGTTCGGACTCTATGCCGACTCGCTCGCACTGCTCGCCGATGCCGGCCACAACCTGAGCGACGTGTTCGCCCTGGTGCTCGCCTGGGGCGCGCTGCGCCTGAGCCAGACCCGCCCGACCGAGCGCCGCACCTACGGTCTGCGCCGCAGCAGCCAGTTCGCCTCGCTGGTCAATGGCGTGGTGCTATTGATGGTCAGCGGCATCATCGCCTGGGAAGCGCTCGGCCGTCTGCTGCACCCGACGCCGGTCGGCGAGATCACCGTGATCTGGGTCGCCGCCGTTGGCGTGGTCATCAACACCGCCACCGCGCTGCTGTTCATGCGCGGTCAGTCGCACGACCTCAATATCCGCGGCGCCTTCCTGCACATGGCCGCCGACGCCGCAATCTCGCTCGGCGTCGTGCTCAGTGGCGTGATCGTGTTCTACACTGGCTGGTACCCGCTCGACCCGCTGGTCGGCCTGCTCATCGTTGCGGTGATCGTCTATGGCACCTGGGGTCTGCTGCGCGAATCGCTCGACCTCATGCTCGACGCCGTACCCCATGACATCGACGCCGCCGCCGTGCGCGATTACCTCGAAGCCACGCCCGGCATTGCCAGCCTGCACGACCTGCACATCTGGGCCACCAGCACCACCGAGACCGCGCTCACCGCACACCTGGTCAAACGCGACGACCGGCTCGACGACGCCCTGCTCACGCAGCTTGCCGACGAGCTAAAAAACCGTTTCGGCATTCGCCACGTCACCATCCAGCTCGAACACGGCGACGCCGCACACCCCTGCCCACTGGACGGCACGCACGACGCCACGGAGCACGACCACCCGGCTGCCGCACACACCCACAACCATTGAAGCCATAGACGCAAGCGCATCGAGCCGCAAACGGACGGTGTCAGACACCCGTCACCCGACGATGTTGACGCCCAAGTCGACGACCACAGCCTCAACCTGCTGATATAGCACCACGACACGACGGCAATCCGCCCGAAGTGGCCGCTTACGCCGGAGCGTAAATCGCCAACTCGCGCGCCCGACGTTCTGCATCCGTATCCCTGTCAGCCGCCACCGCCGCCAACTGCGCGACGTACGCTTCCGGCAACTCATGCTCGCGCGCGCCGCGCAATACATGCTCGCGGTACCAATCGAGCGGTCGCAAGCCGGCGACCGCCTGCCGGCCAATATACGTCTGCGCCTCCCATTGCGCGCCGTCAGGGCGCAGCACCTCGACCACGCCGCGCTCGTACAGATGCGGATGCCCTTCGTAGCGATCCAGCACCGCCAGTTCACTCGCCGGCAGGCTGAACAGCACGCCGTACACCGCATCCGCCTCGCGCCCGGTGTAATAAGCGTCGCACTTTGCCGATCCGTCCTTGCGGCTCAGCACATGAAATGCCAGCCGATACCCGACCAGCAGACCGATACCCACTGGATAGGCGCCCGCCACCCGCGCGCGGAGTCGCGCGCTCGACATATTCGAGCCATAGGCGAAATACAGCATCAGCTCGTCCGTCGCATGCGTCATCCGACTGCCTCACTCACATCCATCGCTGTCTTGAGCCCGGATCATTCAACGCGGGCCGCACCTGCCGACCGCCATGCACTGGACGGCAAGCACCGCACCGGACGTGCGGCGCGCAACGGCATGACCGCGTTGTCGTAACCGGCCAGAATCAGTCGCTCATCCTACACGCTCATCGGCCGCCTGGCGTGAGCCGACATCACCGCCACCTGCGGCATTGATCGGAGTGTCGCCGGAAACGGCACCAGAACGCCAGGCCGCGGCGATCACCGCTCAGTATTCATCACGCTTGCGCCAATAGACCTCGCCCGCGCCACTGTCGCGCGCCAATACGCGCGCCAGCACAAACAGCAGATCGGAGAGCCGATTCAGATAGCGGCGCAGCGGCACACCGACCGTCTCGACGCGCGCCAGCGCCACCACGCTGCGCTCGGCGCGTCGGCAGATCGCGCGCGCCAGATGGCAGGCCGCAGCCGCCTGCCCGCCACCGGGCAGGATAAATTCGCGCAGCGGCGGCAGTTCGGCATTGAAGCCGTCGATGGCCTGCTCCAGCCGCTCCACGTCCCCGGCCGACAACAGAGTCTGCCCCGGCAGGCTCAGTTCGCCGCCGAGCGTGAACAGATCGTGCTGCACCGCCTCCAGACAGGCGACCACTGGCGGAGGCGGCGACGCCGCCAACACCAGCGCCAGCGCACTGTTGAGTTCGTCCACGTCGCCGATGGCGGCCAGGCGCGGCGCGTCCTTGTCCGCACGCGAACCGTCGCCGAGACCGGTCGTGCCATCGTCGCCGGTGCGGGTGTAGATGCGGGTGAGTCGGTTGCCCATGGGGTCTCCTTCACGCCGCACCGAACGCATAGCGCAGATCAAGATTCACCGTACGCCCCGGACTCAGATAGGGCGTATTCTGGCCGTAGTAGGCCGGGATATAACGCGTGTTAAGCGCATTGTCCACCCGCAGGCGCGTCGACCACTGCGGCGCGAAACGATAGCCGACACTCAGGTTGAGCAGTCGGTAGGCTGGCAACCGCTCATAGACGCCCGCGCGAGTGCCGGTGTAGGTCCACACCGCGGCGGCATTCCAGGCGGCATGCTGCCAGGCGACGCGCAGACGGTAGTGGTGACTGGCGCGGCGCAGCAGTCGCTTGCCGGTGTCGAGATTGCGCGGGTCCTGCCACCCGGCAGAGGCGCCGAGGCGCCAGTCACCGGCCTGCCAGGTGCCGCTCAGATCAAGGCCACGAATGCGCGCATTGCCGATATTCACGTTCTGGTACGTGTACGTGCTCGGATCGACGAGTTCGGTGCTGATCAGGTTGCGCAGCCGGTTCTGGAACGCGGTCAGTGTCAGCAAGCCGTGGCCGGCGACCACCGGCACCAGCAACTGCGCCTGCGTCGAACGCGAGGTTTCGGGCTTGAGGTTCGGATTCGCTCCGTAACCATAGAGCGCGTTGAAACTCGGCGCGCGATAGCCCGTGCCACTGGAGAGCTTGAACCGCATCGCCCCCGGCAGCGGCACCGAGATGCCGAGGTTCCAGGTATCGTGCCCGCCGTACTGGCTGTCGACCGTGCGCCGGCCGGCCGCAGTCAACGCCACGCCCGCGAACTGCCGATGCCACTCGACAAAACCGGCCCGCGTGGTGCGGCGGTCGTTGTACGTGGTGCCATAGCTCAGGCTGCTGGCATGCGTGTGTGCGCCACTGACGCCCAGCAGCACCTGCGTGTTCGCCGCAGCGTAGCCAAGCTGCGCCTCGACGGCATCGCGCGTGCTGCGTGCGTAGTCATTGGCCGGCGGCACTGCGTACGTATCGAGCTGATCCTGATTCAAGGTGTTGCGAGTCTGCTCGACGCGGGCCGAGGCCAGCCAGCGCGCGGCCAACGGCAGGCTGAAACGCAGGCTGGAGGTCTGCGTGAGGTAATTTTGTGCGTCCAGGCTGTAAGCCGAATACGGCGGACCACCCGTGACGTATTCCTGCCGGCCGCGGTTCTGCCAGAAGCGCGCGTCCACCGTGAGCCGGCCCAGTTGCGTGTCCGCATAGGCGTTCAGGTTCCGGTTATGGTAAGCCGCGCGCGGCGCATAGCCCTGCACGACCGGCTCCCCGGCGGTGCGTTCTCCGCTCAGCGTGATACCGGCGTGCGTGGCGCCGGCACTGGCGTGCAGCCCGAGCGCGCCGCGCCGGGTGTCGTGATTCCCGGCGCCCAGACTGAGGTAACCGCCACTGCCCGTCGGCTGGCGCGTGATGATGTTGACCACGCCTCCCATCGCGCCGGAACCCCACACCGTGGACAAAGGCCCCTTCACCACCTCGATGCGTTCGATATCGGTCAGCGGCAGTGTGCTCCAGGCCACACCGCCGTCGGTCGCGTTGTTGATCGGCACGCCATTGACCAGCACGCGCACCATATTGCTGTTGGTACCCTGCACAAATACCGAGGTCTGCTGCCCGGCGCCGCCCAGTCGGGTAACATCGAAGCCGGCATAGGCGCGCAGCACGCCAGCGACCGTTTGCGCGCCGGAATTCTTGATTTCGACCCGGCTGATGACCAGCGTCGGCACCACGACGTGTGCCAGCGGCTGCGCGAACCGCGTCGGCGTAATGACGATCTCTGGAATCCCGTCGGCCAAGGCGCCGACCGGCAATGACAAGCAGACAGCGCCCAACGCGCCGCAAAGAAGTGTTTTTCGCATGGTGGCCCTCCCGCACACCGGATAAATTTCCACGGTGGGAGAAATCCGGGGCGCGGCCCACGAACGGCAGCGGCCCGAGCCGCCCACCGCAGCCCAAACGTCGCAATCGGGCCGGTCTCCGGGCTGATGGGCCGGACCTCGCGCGAGGTCCGCCGCGGCCGCCTTCCCATGCGCGTGCGCACAGTGGCTTGTTGACCGCTTCGGGAAACGTCCGCAGACGCTTCCGCTTACCCAATCACCGTTGCGGGGGCAGCGCCGGATTGATCCTCATGGACCCACCGACTTCCCGTTTAACTCCGCTTGCGCAGAGCACCTGATCGCGATACCGCCGGATCGACAAGCCCGGCGGCGGCGCAGCATAGCATGCACTGCGTACAAGCGGGTCGGCAAAAGCCTCCTGCGAATCAATCCGCGCAGCGTGTTGCCTGGCGTCTCCTGCCGAGTATCGATCCCGGCGCGTAGGGCGGCGCCCGATCAGGCGACCGCACGCAACATCGCGCCGCATGGGTTTGTGTGTTCATGGTCGATTGCAAAAATGGCCTGTTGCGAAAACCCTCACGGCAACCCCCGCCAAACCCGCACGAACACTCGATTTACGTGAATTATCCACAGGTTTTGCAGCCGTTTCCAACAGCGCCATCCACAGCATATTGTGTTCTTGACCGACAACCAACCACATTCTATAGTGCTTTCTCTGATCACCACGCGATTCATCCTGGATGATCCGTCAGGCGGCGCGATGCGTGTGCAATGATTCCGGTTCACGGATCAGGCACGAGCGCCCCGCCCAATGGATGATCCGGGTTCATTCCACGACCTTGCAGACAATCTCTCAGGGGGAGCGCATGCAGACCGAAGCCCAGAACCAGACCACCCAGGAAACCCGCCCGGTTGGCGCCGTTGCCGCCTCTGACAAGACGGCGACGACGACCGACGCCGCCAGCCCGTACCGCGTCATCCGCCGTAACGGCAAATTGACGCATTTCGACGCCAGCAAAATCACCGTGGCGATGACCAAGGCGTTCCTCGCGGTCGAAGGCGGCAATGCCGCGGCCTCCCGCCGGATTCACGAAACCGTCGCCCATCTCACCGAACAGGTCGTCGACAGTCTGTGCCGCCGCCTGCCCGACGGCGGCACGATTCACATCGAGGACATCCAGGATCAGGTCGAACTGGCGCTGATGCGCGCCGGCGAACACAAGGTCGCGCGCGATTACGTGCTCTACCGCGAACGCCAGGCCGCCAAACGCGAGGCCGAAACCGCCAGGAAGGGCGGTAAAAAGGCCGAATCCGCGCTCAACGTGACCCTGGCCGACGGCACCCGCCGCCCGCTGGACGAAGCGCGACTGCACAAGGTCATCGCCGAGGCCTGCGAGGGCATCGACAACGTCGACGCCGAACGCGTCGTCCAGGACACCCTGCGCAACCTGTTCGACGGCATCCCCGAGAAAGACGTTGGCCAGGCCATGGCGATGAGCGCGCGCGTGCTCATCGAGCGCGAGCCGAACTACACCTTTGTCGCCGCCCGCCTGCTGCTCGACACCCTACGCAGCGAAGCGCTGGGCTTTCTCGCCGGCCACTTCGACTCCGCCACGCAGGAACAGATGGCCGCGCGCTACGCCGAGTACTTCCACGCCTACATCCACCGCGCCGCCGAACTCGAACTGCTGGACGAGGAACTAACCCGGTACGACCTCGCCCGCCTGGGCGCGGCGCTAAGACCTGAGCGCGACCGCCAGTTCACCTACCTCGGCCTGCAAACCCTCTACGACCGCTACTTCATCCACAGCGACGGCCAGCGCATCGAGC
This genomic stretch from Acidihalobacter ferrooxydans harbors:
- a CDS encoding TonB-dependent receptor plug domain-containing protein; the protein is MRKTLLCGALGAVCLSLPVGALADGIPEIVITPTRFAQPLAHVVVPTLVISRVEIKNSGAQTVAGVLRAYAGFDVTRLGGAGQQTSVFVQGTNSNMVRVLVNGVPINNATDGGVAWSTLPLTDIERIEVVKGPLSTVWGSGAMGGVVNIITRQPTGSGGYLSLGAGNHDTRRGALGLHASAGATHAGITLSGERTAGEPVVQGYAPRAAYHNRNLNAYADTQLGRLTVDARFWQNRGRQEYVTGGPPYSAYSLDAQNYLTQTSSLRFSLPLAARWLASARVEQTRNTLNQDQLDTYAVPPANDYARSTRDAVEAQLGYAAANTQVLLGVSGAHTHASSLSYGTTYNDRRTTRAGFVEWHRQFAGVALTAAGRRTVDSQYGGHDTWNLGISVPLPGAMRFKLSSGTGYRAPSFNALYGYGANPNLKPETSRSTQAQLLVPVVAGHGLLTLTAFQNRLRNLISTELVDPSTYTYQNVNIGNARIRGLDLSGTWQAGDWRLGASAGWQDPRNLDTGKRLLRRASHHYRLRVAWQHAAWNAAAVWTYTGTRAGVYERLPAYRLLNLSVGYRFAPQWSTRLRVDNALNTRYIPAYYGQNTPYLSPGRTVNLDLRYAFGAA